Proteins encoded in a region of the Fusarium falciforme chromosome 6, complete sequence genome:
- a CDS encoding HTH APSES-type domain-containing protein, which produces MPSASQNSQQSFNMSQQSQSGLSASFHRGYNGDPEGPQIYSASYSGVDVYEMEVNNIAVMRRRNDSWLNATQILKVAGVDKGKRTKILEKEIQTGEHEKVQGGYGKYQGTWITFDRGVQVCRQYGVEELLRPLLTYDMGQDGGVAGRGDFNTPTKEQAMAAQRKRMYNQSADGRPNGLSGTFFKNISSTASHAVAAISKARFDSPGPRSRNGPTRAPSFSRQPSMQNGDDFPGNSQQSFASDYGQQVDSAYSTQQQASAMQLNEPEPPRKRQRVTMTPADSFNAYGQNMDIYAAAFPGSPTEPNESFVYTQSVVQDRSPVEEGNGPLPPLPYEMSPDVEMKRSMLMGLFMEPATTDASKHDMLRTFTPLELDMPIDLQSHTALHWAATLARMPLLRALIAAGASPARVNASGETALMRACLVTNSMDHGSFPDLLEVLGGTIEARDQKGRTVLHHIAVTSAVKGRNAASRYYLESLLEWVVRQGSVPNSQNTQANGNVPSSQQSTIPKMGIARFMSEIVNAQDSAGDTALNIASRIGNRSIISQLLEVGADPNIPNKVGLRPVDFGIGGESTEDKTNGETNVEKNGVTGSSQRSRESSDEIVASITHLLTETGSAFQTEMKSKQASLDTLHSTLRTTSTQLGEARRSLEHLSATLKKQQLARQKVANLSHAREDEQVRLMQEQSRTSQPNPSSSWETELSAMLEAADDTSGGGFSGEGLLPSAAVLRARVNAVQGRRDMTRKMVSALKGRSRDVEVKYRRVVALCTGVQEAEVDAVVDGLLKAVESEHEELEIGRVRRFLGGVEGVVH; this is translated from the exons ATGCCTTCGGCATCGCAAAACTCACAGCAATCTTTCAACATGAGTCAACAATCGCAATCCGGCCTCTCCGCCTCCTTCCATCGAGGTTATAATGGAGACCCTGAGGGACCCCAGATCTATTCG GCATCCTACTCGGGCGTCGATGTATACGAAATGGAAGTCAACAACATCGCTGTTATGCGCCGTCGCAACGACTCATGGCTCAATGCCACGCAGATCCTCAAGGTTGCCGGAGTCGATAAGGGGAAGCGAACCAAGATCCTCGAAAAGGAGATCCAGACGGGCGAGCACGAAAAGGTCCAAGGAGGCTATGGAAAATACCAGGGCACCTGGATAACATTTGACCGCGGAGTCCAGGTCTGCCGCCAGTACGGAGTCGAGGAGCTACTGCGACCGCTGTTGACCTATGACATGGGCCAggatggtggtgttgctggTCGAGGCGACTTCAATACACCAACAAAGGAGCAAGCCATGGCAGCTCAACGCAAGCGCATGTACAACCAGAGCGCGGATGGAAGGCCGAATGGGCTCTCGGGCACCTTTTTCAAAAACATCTCCAGCACCGCTTCACATGCCGTCGCTGCCATCAGCAAAGCCCGTTTTGATTCTCCAGGACCTCGAAGTCGCAACGGCCCTACGAGAGCGCCGAGCTTCAGTCGCCAACCGTCGATGCAGAATGGTGATGACTTCCCCGGTAACTCTCAGCAAAGTTTTGCCTCGGACTATGGCCAGCAGGTCGACTCGGCCTATTCGACTCAGCAACAAGCCAGCGCAATGCAGTTGAACGAGCCCGAACCTCCTCGAAAACGTCAGCGTGTGACTATGACGCCCGCCGATAGCTTCAACGCTTATGGTCAGAATATGGATATATACGCCGCGGCTTTTCCAGGATCTCCAACCGAACCCAATGAGTCCTTTGTCTACACCCAAAGCGTCGTTCAAGATCGATCACCCGTCGAAGAAGGCAATGGACCACTACCACCTCTGCCATATGAGATGTCGCCCGACGTCGAGATGAAGCGCAGCATGCTGATGGGCCTATTCATGGAGCCTGCCACCACCGATGCCTCCAAGCACGACATGCTCCGCACCTTTACCCCCCTCGAATTGGATATGCCCATTGATCTGCAGAGCCATACAGCACTCCACTGGGCAGCCACACTCGCGCGCATGCCCCTTCTCCGCGCTCTGATTGCTGCCGGCGCCTCTCCAGCCCGTGTGAACGCCTCTGGGGAAACGGCTTTAATGCGCGCCTGTTTAGTAACCAACTCTATGGACCATGGGTCATTTCCCGATCTGCTCGAAGTCTTGGGTGGTACAATTGAGGCTCGCGATCAAAAGGGACGAACGGTTCTCCATCATATCGCGGTCACTAGCGCAGTCAAGGGACGCAATGCCGCCAGCCGATATTACCTTGAGAGCCTCTTGGAGTGGGTGGTGAGGCAAGGCAGCGTCCCCAACAGTCAAAACACACAAGCCAACGGCAACGTTCCTAGCAGCCAACAATCAACCATTCCCAAGATGGGCATTGCGCGCTTCATGAGCGAGATAGTTAACGCTCAGGACAGCGCCGGCGACACAGCCCTAAACATTGCATCACGGATTGGAAACCGAAGCATCATCTCACAACTGCTGGAGGTTGGCGCCGACCCGAATATTCCCAATAAGGTTGGATTGAGGCCGGTTGACTTCGGTATCGGGGGTGAGAGCACCGAGGACAAGACCAATGGTGAGACCAATGTCGAGAAGAATGGTGTTACCGGATCAAGTCAGCGAAGTCGGGAGAGCAGCGATGAGATCGTTGCCT CGATAACTCACCTCCTGACCGAGACTGGCTCAGCCTTCCAAACAGAGATGAAGTCGAAACAGGCCTCTCTTGACACTCTCCATAGCACACTCCgcacaacatcaacacaGCTCGGCGAGGCCCGACGAAGTCTCGAGCATTTATCTGCCACACTCAAGAAGCAACAACTGGCTCGACAAAAGGTGGCCAACCTATCACACGCCCGCGAGGACGAGCAAGTGCGCCTTATGCAGGAACAATCTCGTACCTCGCAGCCCAACCCCTCGTCATCATGGGAGACGGAGCTATCGGCTATGCTCGAGGCCGCCGACGATACCTCTGGTGGGGGATTCAGCGGAGAgggtcttcttccttctgcaGCAGTCCTTCGCGCCCGTGTCAACGCCGTCCAGGGTCGTCGTGACATGACAAGAAAGATGGTCTCGGCTCTCAAGGGACGAAGCCGTGACGTCGAGGTCAAATACCGCCGCGTCGTCGCGCTATGCACCGGTGTCCaagaggccgaggttgacgCTGTCGTCGACGGTCTACTCAAGGCCGTCGAGAGCGAAcacgaggagctcgagatcGGTCGAGTCAGACGCTTCCTCGGCGGAGTAGAGGGCGTCGTGCACTAG
- a CDS encoding Complex1-LYR-dom domain-containing protein: protein MPRPNAAIPDFLPPLHLYRHLLRECSYLPPAFSPTITSLIQTRFRNHRRNHSMKKKHRAKASNALRTLRAANCGDRPSMEKLIYHGFGRMGFRRRRLVADFVRPEGPSDSDALEALIDGDATKNSAGKTDNAAADVSKALNEQEGSPNDTNANENFEEKRPAGRWNSKPVHIRNDFYEKWDLDKVTRLLSSQRDLQKNSNLSWLKRKIKGLKPSGAVPKTNLWGKPLAENVVRAKEAHFWRRAISKMMVPLSNGEWELLGQLSKGAQEQGEWKVPTRRPAASPVQAVEQNTMSNWNWKAYASLPASRVERRPKKSSFVRPEGKEEEPYQAQLKKREISPRWFRRAYQRAWQFTPKMDQDPRTLKHTFTWGTIKKTTVCASNRQLSIFDGVDSHGRMIKPKTESPSTS, encoded by the coding sequence ATGCCTCGCCCAAACGCCGCCATCCCCGACTTCCTCCCACCTCTCCATCTCTACCGACACCTCCTCCGCGAATGCTCCTACCTCCCCCCCGCCTTCTCGCCCACTATCACTTCGTTAATACAGACTCGATTTCGAAATCACCGCAGGAATCATTCAATGAAAAAGAAGCACCGCGCCAAAGCCAGCAATGCGCTGCGCACATTGAGAGCGGCCAACTGTGGGGACAGACCGTCCATGGAAAAGCTCATCTATCATGGCTTTGGAAGAATGGGCTTTCGTCGAAGAAGACTGGTGGCCGATTTTGTGCGCCCAGAAGGCCCTAGCGACTCGGATGCATTAGAGGCTCTCATTGATGGGGATGCTACCAAGAACAGTGCTGGGAAGACTGACAACGCTGCTGCCGACGTATCGAAGGCATTGAATGAGCAAGAGGGTTCCCCGAATGATACAAACGCAAACGAGAATTTCGAGGAAAAACGCCCCGCGGGTCGATGGAACAGCAAACCAGTACACATCAGAAACGACTTTTACGAGAAGTGGGACTTGGACAAGGTCACAAGGCTCCTTTCATCCCAGCGGGATTTGCAAAAAAATAGCAATCTCAGCTGGCTCAAGCGCAAAATCAAGGGTCTGAAGCCGTCGGGGGCTGTCCCTAAAACCAATCTCTGGGGAAAGCCACTCGCCGAGAATGTTGTTCGAGCAAAGGAGGCTCACTTTTGGCGTAGAGCCATTAGCAAGATGATGGTCCCCTTGAGCAATGGCGAATGGGAACTGCTTGGACAGTTGAGCAAGGGCGCACAGGAGCAGGGCGAGTGGAAAGTTCCCACAAGACGACCAGCTGCGAGCCCTGTCCAGGCCGTCGAACAAAACACTATGTCGAACTGGAACTGGAAGGCCTATGCGAGCCTGCCCGCTTCCAGGGTTGAACGCAGGCcgaaaaaaagctctttcgTCAGGCCCGAGGGAAAGGAAGAGGAACCGTACCAAGCACAGCTCAAGAAGCGCGAGATTTCACCACGATGGTTCCGCCGAGCATATCAACGAGCATGGCAGTTTACACCAAAGATGGACCAGGATCCGCGGACGCTAAAACACACTTTTACTTGGGGGACTATCAAAAAGACCACAGTCTGCGCATCTAATAGGCAGCTTTCTATCTTTGATGGTGTCGACAGCCACGGCCGGATGATCAAGCCCAAGACTGAGAGTCCTTCTACTTCCTGA
- a CDS encoding N-acetyltransferase, with product MATIRHARKEELFLDAPTIVQLIQELADYEKEPDANKATVESIEATIAFAPSDSPDVDASIIPDTEPIAPTRPARCLLLFSPEGVAVGMALYFYNYSTWRSSAGIYLEDLFVRDSERGKGYGKKLLSTLAKQVLAIKGARLDWVVLKWNEPSIKFYESIGAYAMNDWVGMRVDGDGLSKLANLTD from the exons ATGGCGACAATTCGACATGCGCGCAAGGAGG AGCTCTTCCTAGATGCGCCTACAATCGTGCAGCTTATCCAGGAGCTTGCCGACTATGAGAAAGAGCCCGATGCCAACAAGGCTACCGTCGAGAGCATCGAGGCCACCATCGCCTTTGCGCCGTCCGATTCGCCCGATGTTGACGCTTCCATCATCCCCGACACGGAACCAATTGCGCCAACTCGACCTGCCCGATGCTTgctccttttctctcccGAGGGTGTCGCCGTAGGCATGGCCTTGTATTTCTACAACTATAGCACGTGGCGGTCCAGCGCAGGCATTTACCTCGAAGATCTCTTTGTGCGAGACTCGGAACGCGGCAAGGGATACGGCAAGAAGTTGCTCAGCACTCTGGCCAAGCAAGTTCTTGCTATCAAGGGAGCTCGTCTTGATTGGGTAGTTCTCAAGTGGAACGAGCCCAGCATCAAGTTCTATGAGAGCATTGGCGCGTATGCGATGAACGACTGGGTCGGCATGCGAgtggatggcgatggcttgAGCAAGCTGGCCAACCTGACGGATTAG
- a CDS encoding Cutinase: protein MKTTVALPLVLAATVQGHTVRDTDCKDVHIFLAKGNNEPYPGRQGKLAGAICSGLDSCDYEDIQFYNPLEAPYCGSVFEGAKNGIQQITAYNKKCPDSKLVVSGYSQGGHVVGDILGGGGGVFFQDCVQEPNKGLDPKTRPANKIVAAMIFGDTRHTANQPYNVLSGAGKDGLFPRPGDQLANLAKYGDVLRNYCVDTDPICAQGDVVETHLNYFDVFTDDVAGWVKERANAAEDDDGKSSSTTASTKTRATTTTTAKSETTTEHTTKTSTKDSKTTTKTTTESEETSSATKTKTESDAETTTTEDATSTAETSTTEASTVEPSSADSSGSETAAASSSNDAAAPSAADNAAGSTAAHIGSILMGLAAALAI, encoded by the exons ATGAAGACAACCGTCGCTCTCCCCTTGGTCCTCGCGGCCACTGTTCAAGGCCATACTGTACGCGACACAGACTGCAAGGACGTCCACATCTTTCTCGCCAAGGGAAACAACGAGCCTTATCCGGGACGCCAGGGAAAGCTTGCCGGCGCAATCTGCTCCGGCCTAGACAGCTGCGACTACGAGGACATTCAGTTCTACAACCCCCTCGAGGCGCCGTATTGCGGCTCGGTCTTTGAGGGCGCCAAGAATGGTATCCAGCAGATCACGGCGTACAACAAGAAATGTCCCGATTCGAAGCTCGTGGTGAGCGGCTATTCTCAAGGAGGTCACGTCGTTGGTGATATTCTCGGTGGTGGAGGCGGCGTCTTTTTTCAAGACTGCGTGCAGGAGCCTAACAAGGGTTTGGATCCCAAGACTCGTCCAGCCAACAAGA TCGTCGCCGCCATGATCTTTGGAGACACGCGCCACACAGCAAACCAGCCCTACAATGTCCTCAGCGGCGCTGGCAAGGACGGTCTCTTCCCTCGCCCTGGTGATCAGCTCGCCAATCTGGCCAAGTACGGTGATGTGCTGCGCAATTACTGCGTAGACACAGATCCCATCTGCGCCCAGGGAGACGTGGTAGAGACGCACTTGAACTACTTTGACGTGTTTACCGACGACGTTGCGGGATGGGTCAAGGAGAGAGCTAATGCtgctgaagatgacgatggaaAGAGTTCTTCAACTACTGCCAGCACCAAGACTAGAGCGACTACTACGACAACTGCAAAGAGCGAGACGACCACGGAGCATACGACCAAGACATCCACCAAGGATTCAAAGACCACTACTAAAACCACCACCGAGAGTGAGGAGACCTCCAGCGCCACCAAGACGAAGACCGAGTCCGACGCGGAGACAACTACCACGGAGGATGCCACCTCGACTGCTGAGACCTCGACTACTGAGGCCTCGACCGTTGAGCCCTCAAGCGCGGACAGCTCTGGCTCCGAGACTGCCGCCGCATCATCAAGTAATGACGCTGCGGCACCATCGGCGGCTGATAATGCAGCTGGTTCAACAGCCGCTCATATTGGAAGCATCTTGATGGGACTGGCCGCTGCCCTGGCCATCTAG
- a CDS encoding Methyltranfer-dom domain-containing protein gives MAASGHNKYGPGYGQVRHHEWRTAENSSSHLLPKLQSMAKDNPNLKLLDVGAGSGTISTSLARYIPDGHVTATDISDEILVRAKEFADSQGVTNIEFKRADVFELPFSDSTFDVTHAHQVLCHLDTPAEAIQEMIRVTKPGGVISLRESDMHMWCFWPEIPGLLKFHENQIRVLVANGGQDKGGRQLVSWSLKAGVARQDITASFGTWCYSDPEDRRVWAESMRERLIGGHTRRKSLELGIATESELDEMAQAWQDWADTDDATFGLVNGQVLIEKR, from the exons atGGCAGCTTCGGGACACAACAAGTACGGCCCGGGATACGGCCAGGTCAGGCATCACGAATGGAGAACCGCTGagaacagcagcagccatctGCTGCCCAAGCTTCAGTCCATGGCCAAGGACAACCCCAATCTCAAGCTTTTGGATGTCGGCGCAGGCTCCGGCACAATCTCGACGTCGCTGGCGAGATATATACCTGATGGGCATGTCACCGCCACTGACATATCTGATGAGATTCTTGTCCGCGCGAAAGAGTTCGCTGATTCTCAAGGTGTCACCAATATCGAGTTCAAGCGCGCAGATGTCTTTGAGCTGCCCTTCTCCGACTCAACCTTTGACGTGACGCATGCGCATCAAGTCCTCTGTCACCTAGATACACCCGCTGAAGCCATTCAAGAGATGATTCGAGTGACAAAGCCAGGGGGCGTGATTTCCCTACGGGAGAGCGACATGCATATGTGGTGTTTCTGGCCCGAGATCCCGGGTCTGCTCAAATTCCACGAGAATCAGATCAGAGTGCTAGTAGCCAACGGCGGGCAGGACAAAGGAGGTCGCCAACTTGTATCGTGGTCTTTGAAGGCCGGAGTGGCCCGTCAAGACATCACGGCGAGCTTCGGCACATGGTGCTACAGCGATCCCGAGGATAGAAGAGTCTGGG CTGAGTCTATGAGGGAGCGCCTGATTGGGGGCCATACGCGCCGTAAATCTCTCGAGCTGGGCATCGCGACGGAGAGTGAACTTGACGAGATGGCCCAGGCTTGGCAGGACTGGGCCGACACTGATGATGCGACGTTTGGGTTGGTGAACGGTCAAGTATTGATAGAGAAGAGGTAG
- a CDS encoding MFS domain-containing protein — translation MESATSHELQVGRSGGDEMRPDDRPTTIDALPPTDRGRGAYVALACCTIAQAPIWGYSVSFGIFQEYYTSHENLDTSPSGIASIGASQTGIMYLMMPLAFIALNRYPRLRRWCGPLGLFVTIVSLTTSAFVKDVSGLIATQGVLYAIGCSLLFSPISLYMDEWFVERKGFAYGVMWAGKSTVGVAMPFLFSALLQRFGLKATLLSWTVASVAMTLPTLFFLKPRVDLSRDSRPRPISFAFLGFASFWMLQIGIVVQSLGYLMPSTYLASYANAIGFSSVTGPILLALFSLASVPGSLVHGMLGDKISAAKVILVSSLGSTLPVFLLWGLSRHLSTMVLFVILYGFFAGGFSATWSGALQEIKGDDATIDTSLVFGMLLGGRGLGFVVAGPVSGALVSAGSSISTGDAMGYATKYGPMILCTGVTAILGAWAPLCKIAKSIGSRGLEACVRVAV, via the exons ATGGAGTCTGCAACTTCTCACGAGCTCCAAGTCGGACGCTCTGGCGGGGACGAGATGAGGCCAGATGATAGACCTACGACTATCGACGCATTGCCACCTACAGATCGAGGCCGTGGAGCCTATGTCGCTCTTGCTTGTTGCACCATAGCACAAGCGCCCATCTGGG GATACTCAGTCTCTTTTGGAATCTTCCAAGAGTACTACACCTCACACGAAAACCTCGACACTTCACCAAGCGGAATCGCATCCATCGGCGCCTCCCAGACTGGAATCATGTATCTCATGATGCCCTTGGCATTTATCGCTCTCAACCGGTATCCTCGCCTTCGAAGGTGGTGTGGACCGCTTGGACTCTTCGTCACCATCGTCAGCTTGACGACTTCGGCTTTTGTCAAGGATGTCTCAGGACTTATTGCCACGCAAGGAGTTCTCTACGCCATCGGATGCAGTCTCCTGTTCAGTCCCATCTCCCTCTACATGGATGAATGGTTTGTTGAACGAAAAGGCTTCGCGTATGGCGTCATGTGGGCAGGAAAATCCACCGTAGGTGTCGCCATGCCCTTCCTTTTCAGCGCTCTGCTACAAAGATTCGGACTCAAGGCGACCCTACTGTCTTGGACAGTCGCATCTGTCGCAATGACTCTTCCGACACTCTTCTTCCTGAAGCCTCGCGTCGATCTAAGCCGCGACTCACGACCACGACCGATAAGTTTCGCCTTTTTGGGATTCGCTTCATTCTGGATGCTTCAGATTGGTATTGTCGTGCAGTCTTTGGGATACTTGATGCCGAGCACATACTTGGCCAGCTACGCCAATGCAATCGGATTCTCGTCGGTTACGGGTCCTATCCTACTGGCTTTGTTTTCGCTTGCCTCGGTACCCGGGTCTTTGGTCCATGGAATGCTTGGCGACAAGATATCTGCGGCCAAGGTGATCTTGGTATCGTCCCTGGGAAGCACACTTCcggtcttcctcctctggggTCTGAGCCGTCACCTCAGCACTATGGTGCTGTTCGTGATCCTCTACGGCTTCTTTGCTGGAGGCTTCAGCGCGACATGGTCAGGAGCCCTGCAGGAAATCAAAGGAGACGATGCAACAATTGATACGTCGCTGGTATTTGGGATGCTTCTAGGTGGCCGGGGTCTCGGCTTTGTCGTTGCTGGTCCCGTCAGCGGTGCTCTCGTCTCTGCAGGAAGCTCCATTTCGACAGGTGACGCTATGGGGTATGCTACAAAGTATGGGCCCATGATTCTTTGCACTGGGGTTACCGCTATTCTGGGAGCTTGGGCACCTCTTTGCAAGATTGCCAAGTCCATTGGGTCGAGGGGGCTTGAAGCCTGCGTGCGAGTGGCTGTGTGA